The Pyrus communis chromosome 5, drPyrComm1.1, whole genome shotgun sequence region GCCGTGTCGAAATGTCTGTAACCCATCTGCATTACACAACCATGCATTAGTTCTAGTAGTTACGAACAATTCCACCCATATCCGAAATCTTGAGTTCAATTTGTCCCTCCAAGATATCGcttgtgtaaaaaaaattacataaaagcaAGTGGATAGAAGATAACTGTAGCGTCAATAGAGTATATCTCCTTGTGACTACAGTACTAAGTATTGTAGACACAAGAACATATATTTCCGGTGGTATGACAGAATTCTCTAGTGTGTGTAGGGTTTGTACCTTGAGGGCCATATGGACAGCAAGTTCTGTTTTTTTCCTATCGTTTTGGCATGAATAAGTGCCCAACCCAATGACAGGCATTGTGATTCCACAATTCAATCGAACCTGGTTGCTtctcatctttctttctctctgtgTCTCTCTCACCCTTCTCTCTGTGTGTTTCTCAATGCAAATATGGCTCCTTTTATATAGAGACATGACCAAAAATGTCAAACATCTTAAACTGATTTCTTAATCCACTTCAATCCCATtaaatatgatttaaaatttattaaacttgtttattAGAGAGCTAATGACTTTGAAATATATACTGAAATATATACAGAATCAAGGCATGGGAGATCTTCCATGTCTCTAGGGATTTTTCATGAAATGGCAAGACATAGCtgtacataaaataaaaagaaatcatATTGTTGTTTGAAAATATTTAGATAAAAGCCAATACTTAAGATGGTGACACGTGAAACGAATACCTATAGATGTTTTGGTTAGAAGATGTGACCATGAGACGGATGAATAGGGCAAACAGGGCAGAGGAAGGTTTAGGAAGACGGAAAAAGACTTTATTAAAAGATATGAAATACTTGGAACTAACGAAAGACTTTACGCAAAATCAAGCGTAAACATTATAGGATTCATACAATCAACTCCACTTAGTAGGATAAGGTTTCGTCGTTGTATTTATTTAAAAGTCAACTAATATACGCATGTGTGCCACCATCAAAGCAACTGTTGCTTCTAAGAACAACAGGTGTCACCTCCTACcttctctcaatctctctcgctctctctctctctctagcaaagaattgaagaaatggAAAATGCTAGAGCatgcaaaaaattaatattttctaGTTGGATTTGTTGACTCTAAaccataattaaataaattaatcaaGTAATTAGGTATTTGACATGCAAATTTGTCAATGCAGAGAGTCAATCGAGATTTGAAACTTTACTAATTTATATTAGCATTAATAGTCTTGCACAATCCACTCTCTTAGTTGACATTGCTCCAAAGTCAAATACAAGTACATTTGGACGTTTctatttttagctttttagaAGATTGGACGGTTTTAAGTATCAATCTGTTGCTTAATCTTGTGGCTTATACAGCCTAATTTGCAATCCTACACTCTTTAAGCAACAACCCTAAACATAAAATGGTGGTCCAAGAAAATAGTTTTCACACCCCACCTTAGGGTTGGCAAACGGACCATGTTTGTTGTATTCGTATTGTTTTCATATCATACTCGTTATAATGGGTTGTGTTATGTTAAACCTGTTATCTTCACAGGTGGCTAGATAACGACCAAATTCGTTAACTCGTTATCTGAACGGGTCATGTTAGGTTAACAATTATGCAAGAAATCGTCATGCCTAATGATTAGATTTGGCAAGCGATATCTTAACAAGTTTTTACAAGTAACCTAATAACAACTTGATTCGTTAACGAGATATGTTTCGTATTAGATTAACAGGTATGCAAGAAATTGTCATGTCAAATGTCTAGATTCAATGAACGATATTTTATCAGATTCTTAGTGCGTGGTCACATGATCCAATAACTACATGATTGGTTAATGAATTGACCTAAAACATGTTATTTTCGTACCGTTTTGTATTGGGTTAGTGGTTCATGCAAATCATTGTCAAACCTACCTCACTCTACTACCGAGTAGATTTATTATATATGATATGGAATTTAGGAATCATATATTTCAAATCCCTTTTCCAAGAAAATCAAGATCAAATGGGGGTGTTGAATAACGTGGAATTTGTCACTTCCCAGGATATATTCTCACACATTTTGTTAACTATGATTTTGAGAGACGTCCACTACAAAGGAAGACAATGTTTGTATAGGTGTTTTTGAGCACCGCCACAACGACGCGTTTGGGATCCTATAAAATCCTGTCATGTGAAGTACGGATTTTCTCATGTTCTTATGATATCATCGtatttttggagaaaatttttcagtgtgataaGAACACCGTTCGATAGAATAAATGTAATAACACAACTGGTtcgaaattttaaaataaaaaaaattaaattaaataataaaaaaaagatttttaactaattatattatgacatttgGTGTACACCGTGTTTTTggcacactaaaaaaatttctcgtctTCATGAGGTCAAACAAAtgatttttgtttatatttttaccAAACGTGTATTTTCATGAATCCAAAAAACAGGTAACAAAATGTGGGGCAGCAGGCAGTAGTTTAAATTTACAGTTTTACACGTGCAGTCAAACAAGAAGTTTCCGTACACGTTTCAGGTAAATAACCTTCATCGGCAGAGCTCCCGATCTGGAAGACACCATCCGAACCAAAACAAAATGTTTAACTACCGAAACGCAGCGTTTTAGTCGTCTTTCACAAGGTAGAAAATACAGTTTAAGAGACTGGTTAGAAGGGTTGGTGGAGAGGTACCTTGGTTTGCAAGTCTCCAAAAGCAACCAACCAAAAGCAACCAAAATCACTTGTGCTTAGCTGCAACAGTCCTTTGAACAGTCGAAACTCCATCCACGAATTTCGTTCGGAAAAGAACGTTGGCATTGTTGAACATGCCTTCTTTCAGCGAAACCACGATAAACTGCAAAATGTGACAACCAAGAGAAAGATGAAGTGATGTTTATCTAtaagaaaatgatgaaacaGCCTGCATTTGATACTTTTAGAATTTAGATTCATGACAAATATGTATAAGTTGCGAAAATAAGCCGTGTTAAAGAACAAGCAGATTCCGACAAGGTGAAACATCGAATAAACACACAAGAGAAACCGCCAAACCTGGGAGTGGGGGAAATGCGTTTTGATCATTCTTCCAATGTTCTGCGTGTGGCTTAGATCAAGAGCCGCATCAACCTGTAAGTGAAATGACATGCCAACGGCCACTTCATGTAAGCAGAATAGCAAATAGAGAACAACAAAACATTGAAGGAATTTAGTAAAAGTCGAGAAGCTGGTTTTTGATAAAGGAAAAGTTAGGCATACCTCATCCAGTATATAAAGTGGGGCAGGTTTGAAGAGAAGCAGTGCCAAGATCAGGGAAAGTGCAAGCAGAGATCGCTGACCTCCACTCAGTTCTGACAAGGACTGTTTCCAAACACCCCCAAATGCAACACGAACCTCAAGTCCATCTAAGAAGCTGCACCCTTCAGGAGGTTCAAGCTTTCCCATTGTGCCAGGCAAAAGGGTAGAAAAGATAGATCCAAAGTCACTgatgaaataaaatatgaaaattgtaATTGTGGATTAAAGAACGAAGGACagcataaacatagagaacTAATAGCTAATTGTAAAGCCGCCTTTCGATTTGAGCAGAAGACTCACTTGTTAACTTTTACCCAAGTAACTTTCagtgtttccttctttttctcatCCAGCTCTTCAATCACCTTCTTGATCTTAGACTTATCATTCTACGGAAGGCAAACAAAGAGTCAGCAAAAGAAAGTAATAACAGGTATGTGGGCAGATGACAAGTAAACAACCTCAATGATGTCCTTCTTAGACATTAGATCGTTGTACTCATCTTCTGCTTTCTCAAACATTGCCATAACTTTCTTATTCACCCTTTTCTCGAGGCTGCAAAAGAAGGGGAAAAGTCACCCTCTTGGCACCATGCAAGATACTAATAGCATAACTTCAGAAGTTTAGAGCATATCAAATGGAAAATTCTCGTCTTAGAAGCAGGTGATCAAAACCAAAAATGAAGAGAGCGAGTTCCAAGTCACGAACCCAGACTGTTGGGCCTGCAGTCTCTCAAGTTCTTCCCTTGCATTACGAGGATCCCGCAAGGAAAAATCATAATCAGTCCCACTTTTACCAAATAACTGTTTCTCAGATACAATCCAGGCATGCTTCTCTATCAATTTATCAACTTTGGTAGAGCAATCTTTCTGCTCCGTTTCCATTCGTTTTacctagaaaaaaattgaaaaggaggTTGGTTAGTATGTAATAATATAGAGAACTTTATAAATATGGAGGGTAATTACctcattttccattttcttccttTCAAGATTTGTCTCACTAAGTTTAAGCTGAAGTGTTTGTTGCTCCTTAAGAATGCCACTAATTTGGGAATCACAATCTTTCATCTTCATGCGAATTGAGTTAAGCTCAGATTGGGCACTATCATGAATATTTCTTGTAGAAGCTACCTGCAAAGGAGATGCATGCACCATGAAACTTGTATCCAAAAGATCTAGCCAAATCAAATATCAGTGCTTACCTTTGCCCTCTGTTCTTCGACTTCTGAAGTTAGGTTGTCAATTTGTGTTCTCAAAGAAGCTAATTGAGTCTCTGAAGAGGCAAGTTCCTTTATAGCAGCTTCTTTTTCCATAATAAGCTTCTCCTTTTCATTCTCATGCCCCTAGCAGTGAATAAAATCATGTCACAAAAGTTAACGGGCTACTGCAGAATCAGGCAGCTACTTCTAAATCCACAACTAAGATAAAACCATGCGAAGCTAATCATAACCTACCTTTAGATTCCTTGAAGCTGATTGCATTTGAGCTTTTGTTTCTTTAATCTTCTTTTCAAAATCTTTGAGCTTTCCCTCCCGACTATTATCATTCTCTTTGATTGATTTCTCAAGTAATGTAACTTTATTCACACACTCTTCATACAAAAGCTGCTTTTCTTTTGCTGCAAATTGTGCTTCTTGAAGTTCCTGCTCAATCCTTTTTACTAATTCACCAAGCTAGTCACACCAAGAAATCATTATGAACCATGTCATTATATGAACCAGTAAAGGAAGTTGCAACATAAAGCGTATGGTCAGTATGccaagagaaagagaggacTGGACAAAACCTTATGATGCTCATTTTGCTCAGCCCTGCCCTGGAATAATGAAAGGTCATAGGATTTAAGTTCTAACTGTGCTTTAAGGTCCATGAACTTTTTCTGAAGAGGCAGAAGCTCTGTAATCTGCAATTTAAGAAGTTGACAAATATATAACGCGTTTAAATGATTCCAATTCTCAAGGAAATGCAAAAACATCCCCAGGAATACAGTATTTAAGGTATGTAAACAAGAGGGGTCCTAACATCAAAAATTCATCTCATTTAGAGAGAGAATAAGATTCTTATGGTCAACCTTAGCTTCAATTTCGGTCAATCTTCTCTGATGCACGGAAAGTTTTTGTTCAATCTCTGCCAGCTCGTGAAGTTGCCTTAACAAATCACCCCCACCCCTGTAACAGAGTAAATGGTTTCTTTAGAAGGCTGATTTAGATGTAGACAAAAGCAATTGAAAACATCTTTTTGAGAAATGTTAGCTTTTAGTTACTCAGTGTAGCATGCATATTACGAAGAAGACAAGGATTAGTTTGGAGCATTCGCCAGGAAAATTTTAACAACAATAATATTTCTATTCCAATTTGAACTAAGGAGAACAAAACAACAACACTTACTTGCGGCTTCCACCAGTCAAGAGGCCACTAGGCTGAAAAATATCACCTTCAAGAGTGACACTTGGGCTGCGAATTTCCCTGTTAAAAGCAACCTAGAAATCATTCAAGGAGATGCAGATTGTGTTATGCACCcttctaaatatatatttgattttcatAAAAGTACAATATTACACAATCAGGCTACATCAAATCAAACATAAGCAAGATGAGTAGCATGTGCACTGTTCAATAAATATTATACATGAACAAAATAGCAAAGTTTGGCCTACCTCCTTTGCAGCATCTACAGTTTTGCAAACAAAGGTTGAACCAAAAACAAATTCCATAGCACTCTgcaataaatattgaaattcaAAAAAAGCACAATATAAACTTCCAAAATCCATTGTTTGTGTCTGCATAATATACcacagaagaaagaaagaagccaacAACAAACTTCAAGCATTAATAATTGTCTCAAGTTAAGTATAGAAAACCAATATCAAAGAACTCTACACTCTATAGTATATGTATTAAAAATAATAGCAGGATTAAGTTTTATATGGGGCTGCTTGATGCATACCTTCAATTCATTATCATAACCAACCAAAGAAAGTGCAAGCTCTGCATTCTCCTTGCCAACCTGAAATTGCAAGGTTTTCAGCGAATAAGTTACACAACTGAGAGAAGAAGGGTGGCGCGGAAGGGGTATAGGTTCTATTGATAGAGAAACTGACCAATTGAGAAGCAGCTTGTTGAACCCTAGGATGAACAGTATGCGGTTGTATTTTGTTCAGAGGTATAATTGTTACTCTTCTCCGAAGGTTGCCATTCTGAAGAAGTTGTTTTCCAGTACTTTCAGTGTCTacaacaacattaaacaacTTTCCACCAGCAGTAACCTGTGAAATGAGTCAATGTGATAATTGATACATTATCTAACTCATGATATACATTTTCAGATATAAATTCATCCTGACCTCTAAGGCAGTCATTGTGGAACTATCCTTCACTTTGATAAGTTTTGCAACTACACCCTTGACCTTAGACCTATCAAAGTTATTCACGGGATCCCGATAGGTGAACTCAACATTTGATAATTGAGCTGAAAGATTTCGCATTTCATCCCTCAACTTCTGCACCTCCCCTAACTCAGAAGCACGATCCTGGAGTGATATTCATAGAGCTAATGAGACTGATAATTTATGTGCACAGAAAATGAAAATACCTAAATCATGTTTACCTTTTGTAACGCTTCCATCTGGCCCTCTATATATGGAACAGACTTCAGTGCATTTTCAAGATTTTCCAAATCTCGTTGTCTAGCAGTAAGTTCACTCTTTACCGCATCAGCTTCTTCACGCTTTGACATTAGCtgcttatttttctcttttaactCCCCTTGACAATGGCTTATTTTTGTGTTCAGCTGTTTTAGTTCTGTTTCAGCACTCCCAACAGCTACTTTCGCATCACCCAGTTGATCTTCGAggcatttctcttcttttccacTGCTCTTGCCAGCTAGTACACCCTAAACAtagtttatttttaaaatattagtcGCCTCAGTCATAGTGATTATAACAAATAATTTGTTTTGCATGCACATGGATCATTGACAATATAAAGTAGAAAACCAACATAAAAGATACACATTTACCTGGTAATCCTTTTCATACTCATTCAGTGTCTGAGAAAGTTCCTCTGCTCTCCTTGTCAAATCAGCTGCTCCTTCTTCAGCCTTTCTTATAGCGAAGTCCGTCTCTTTTACAGACTGCTTCATGTCTTCAATATTGTTAACAATCTGCCAACATCAAGGATGTGATAATCCAATCGTTAAACTAAGGAACATAACGAATAACAAAAGAACAAACTTGAAAGCGCCTGACAGCATTAGAAGAATCTAGTGAGTCATAGACAACAACATTTACCTTTTCagcattttcattttcaatacCAAGATTATCCTCTTTATTACTCAGCACAGACACTTCCCTCACAAGATCTTGGGAAAGTGCATCTACCTTGTCAGACAAAGTTTTTACTTCCGCACCCATTCTAGCCTCCTTTTCAGCAGTCAACTTCGACACTTGTGTCTCCATTTCCTGTATTTCTCCCTTCATCTTTCTCATATCATCATCAACCTCAGAAATCCTGGCCTTAACTTGTTCCAACTCAGATGCTGCACCGTCTCTAATTCTTTCCGCTTGAACATATTCAAGCGCAATGCAAAACCTTTTCAGGTGATCCAAGTCAGCGTTTCCATTAGCCCATTGCATATATTGCGTCCTTTCTCTCCTCAACTTGTCCAAGGCAGGCAGTATCTCCTGGTCAAGAAGCGTATTGATCTCATCAACTTTACTCTGCTTCTTCTCAAGTGTCTTCAAAGCAGCCTCTTTCTTGGTCTCATACATTCTCGTCCCAGCAGCCTCTTCAAGCATAGACAGAATCTCGGGTGGTTTCATATTCAAAAC contains the following coding sequences:
- the LOC137735333 gene encoding structural maintenance of chromosomes protein 2-1-like codes for the protein MYIKEVCLEGFKSYATRTVVRGFDPFFNAITGLNGSGKSNILDSICFVLGITNLQQVRAANLQELVYKQGQAGITKATVSIVFDNSDRARSPLGYEAHSEITVTRQIVVGGRNKYLINGKLAQPSQVQNLFHSVQLNVNNPHFLIMQGRITKVLNMKPPEILSMLEEAAGTRMYETKKEAALKTLEKKQSKVDEINTLLDQEILPALDKLRRERTQYMQWANGNADLDHLKRFCIALEYVQAERIRDGAASELEQVKARISEVDDDMRKMKGEIQEMETQVSKLTAEKEARMGAEVKTLSDKVDALSQDLVREVSVLSNKEDNLGIENENAEKIVNNIEDMKQSVKETDFAIRKAEEGAADLTRRAEELSQTLNEYEKDYQGVLAGKSSGKEEKCLEDQLGDAKVAVGSAETELKQLNTKISHCQGELKEKNKQLMSKREEADAVKSELTARQRDLENLENALKSVPYIEGQMEALQKDRASELGEVQKLRDEMRNLSAQLSNVEFTYRDPVNNFDRSKVKGVVAKLIKVKDSSTMTALEVTAGGKLFNVVVDTESTGKQLLQNGNLRRRVTIIPLNKIQPHTVHPRVQQAASQLVGKENAELALSLVGYDNELKSAMEFVFGSTFVCKTVDAAKEVAFNREIRSPSVTLEGDIFQPSGLLTGGSRKGGGDLLRQLHELAEIEQKLSVHQRRLTEIEAKITELLPLQKKFMDLKAQLELKSYDLSLFQGRAEQNEHHKLGELVKRIEQELQEAQFAAKEKQLLYEECVNKVTLLEKSIKENDNSREGKLKDFEKKIKETKAQMQSASRNLKGHENEKEKLIMEKEAAIKELASSETQLASLRTQIDNLTSEVEEQRAKVASTRNIHDSAQSELNSIRMKMKDCDSQISGILKEQQTLQLKLSETNLERKKMENEVKRMETEQKDCSTKVDKLIEKHAWIVSEKQLFGKSGTDYDFSLRDPRNAREELERLQAQQSGLEKRVNKKVMAMFEKAEDEYNDLMSKKDIIENDKSKIKKVIEELDEKKKETLKVTWVKVNNDFGSIFSTLLPGTMGKLEPPEGCSFLDGLEVRVAFGGVWKQSLSELSGGQRSLLALSLILALLLFKPAPLYILDEVDAALDLSHTQNIGRMIKTHFPHSQFIVVSLKEGMFNNANVLFRTKFVDGVSTVQRTVAAKHK